The Halichoerus grypus chromosome 14, mHalGry1.hap1.1, whole genome shotgun sequence genome contains a region encoding:
- the NINJ1 gene encoding ninjurin-1 isoform X1 has product MESGPEEYELNGGLRPGSPGSPDASPSRWGRNRPINVNHYANKKSAAESMLDIALLMANASQLKAVIEQGPAFAFFIPLVVLISISLVLQIGVGVLLIFLVRYDLNNPAKHAKLDFLNNLATGLVFIIVVVNIFITAFGVQKPVMDVAPRQ; this is encoded by the exons ATGGAGTCGGGCCCCGAGGAGTACGAGCTTAACGGCGGCCTGCGCCCTGGCTCGCCCGGCTCCCCGGACGCCTCG CCATCCCGCTGGGGCCGGAACCGGCCCATCAACGTGAACCATTACGCCAACAAGAAGAGCGCAGCCGAGAGCATGCTGGACATCGCGCTGCTGATGGCCAACGCTTCCCAGCTGAAGGCCGTCATCGAGCAGGGCCCCGCCTTCGCCTTCTTCATCCCCCTGGTGGTCCTCATCTCCATCTCCCTCGTGCTGCAGATTGGCGTGGGCGTGCTGCTCATTTTCCTTG TCAGGTACGACCTCAACAATCCTGCCAAGCACGCCAAGCTGGACTTCCTCAACAACCTGGCCACCGGCCTGGTTTTCATCATTGTCGTGGTCAATATCTTCATCACTGCCTTCGGCGTCCAGAAGCCCGTGATGGACGTGGCTCCGCGGCAGTAG
- the NINJ1 gene encoding ninjurin-1 isoform X2, whose protein sequence is MESGPEEYELNGGLRPGSPGSPDASPSRWGRNRPINVNHYANKKSAAESMLDIALLMANASQLKAVIEQGPAFAFFIPLVVLISISLVLQIGVGVLLIFLGSGTTSTILPSTPSWTSSTTWPPAWFSSLSWSISSSLPSASRSP, encoded by the exons ATGGAGTCGGGCCCCGAGGAGTACGAGCTTAACGGCGGCCTGCGCCCTGGCTCGCCCGGCTCCCCGGACGCCTCG CCATCCCGCTGGGGCCGGAACCGGCCCATCAACGTGAACCATTACGCCAACAAGAAGAGCGCAGCCGAGAGCATGCTGGACATCGCGCTGCTGATGGCCAACGCTTCCCAGCTGAAGGCCGTCATCGAGCAGGGCCCCGCCTTCGCCTTCTTCATCCCCCTGGTGGTCCTCATCTCCATCTCCCTCGTGCTGCAGATTGGCGTGGGCGTGCTGCTCATTTTCCTTGGT TCAGGTACGACCTCAACAATCCTGCCAAGCACGCCAAGCTGGACTTCCTCAACAACCTGGCCACCGGCCTGGTTTTCATCATTGTCGTGGTCAATATCTTCATCACTGCCTTCGGCGTCCAGAAGCCCGTGA